The proteins below are encoded in one region of Ferroplasma acidiphilum:
- a CDS encoding nucleotidyltransferase domain-containing protein: protein MEIIEKRIKERNSVINQSGEYAKTLDFKCTVILIGSYARGDFNLWSDIDILIIGHFDANPLKRLKNIDFPAGYETVLLTPDEIKKMAGKNNKFIKDAFSQGIVLRDDFGIANISINSR, encoded by the coding sequence ATGGAAATCATTGAAAAAAGAATAAAGGAGAGGAATAGTGTAATAAATCAATCAGGCGAGTATGCAAAAACCCTTGACTTTAAATGTACTGTGATATTAATAGGCTCCTACGCCCGCGGAGATTTCAATTTGTGGAGTGATATTGATATATTAATTATAGGGCATTTTGATGCTAATCCTTTAAAAAGACTAAAAAATATTGATTTTCCTGCGGGTTATGAAACTGTATTGTTAACTCCGGATGAAATAAAAAAAATGGCAGGTAAGAATAACAAATTTATAAAGGATGCATTTAGCCAGGGAATAGTATTGAGGGATGATTTTGGAATTGCCAATATTAGTATTAATTCACGGTAA
- a CDS encoding RNA-guided endonuclease InsQ/TnpB family protein: MIEEKRNKIKNSLRITRERRKTQDVIILKLKIDNDKLNNNTIKALNTIFLEAKWLYNYVINKEFNNDIFNIDPKIKNVNVYVKDHYEKRKINYLSSQMKEEIINRAIDNIRGLHKLKEKGLKIGKLKFKSFITSIPLNQYTITYKIINNNYIKIQNIKQLLKVNGLDNLECYYEPASALLINKNSNYYIYITAYRNKYILEKPVNNQKIISFDLGIKNQLTCSNGSILNYNIPKSKKEIRLQRSLSRKAKYAEGSKNKLSKKQSKNYYKTKNKLNREQNKTTNKRKDTINKITHYLTSNYDIVITQNDNIRGWKHHYGRKIESTGIGGIIDALKHKASTLILLDKFIPTTKECSNCHNKYNIKLDERIYQCTNCGFIIDRDYNSALNMIYYGIIKLNELLKIKNKKLNNYFKKYNINLNVPMECRELTPVEIIASGFEGLNISPYVKLSMVNEAGSLYALA, from the coding sequence ATGATAGAAGAAAAGAGAAACAAAATTAAAAATTCATTAAGAATAACAAGAGAAAGAAGAAAAACACAGGATGTAATAATACTTAAACTAAAAATAGACAATGATAAATTAAATAATAATACTATAAAGGCATTAAACACAATCTTTTTAGAAGCTAAATGGCTATATAATTATGTTATAAACAAAGAATTCAACAATGATATTTTTAATATAGACCCTAAAATAAAGAATGTAAATGTATATGTAAAAGACCATTATGAAAAGAGAAAAATAAATTATTTATCATCACAGATGAAGGAGGAAATTATTAACAGGGCAATAGACAATATAAGAGGATTACATAAATTAAAAGAAAAGGGACTTAAGATAGGAAAATTGAAATTTAAATCATTTATAACATCAATACCATTGAATCAATATACTATAACATATAAAATAATAAATAATAATTATATTAAAATACAGAATATAAAGCAGTTGTTAAAAGTAAATGGCCTGGATAACTTAGAATGCTATTATGAACCGGCAAGTGCATTGCTAATCAATAAAAACAGTAATTACTATATTTACATAACAGCATACAGAAATAAATACATTTTAGAAAAACCTGTCAATAATCAAAAAATAATATCATTTGACTTAGGAATAAAGAACCAGTTGACATGCTCTAATGGATCAATATTAAACTATAATATACCAAAATCCAAAAAAGAAATAAGATTGCAGAGGTCATTATCAAGAAAAGCTAAATATGCAGAAGGTTCAAAGAATAAACTCAGTAAAAAACAATCTAAGAATTATTATAAAACTAAAAATAAATTAAACAGAGAACAGAATAAGACAACGAACAAAAGAAAAGACACTATTAACAAAATAACCCATTATTTAACATCCAATTATGATATAGTAATAACACAGAACGACAATATAAGAGGATGGAAGCATCACTATGGCAGGAAAATAGAATCTACAGGCATAGGTGGAATAATAGATGCACTTAAACATAAGGCATCAACACTTATATTACTGGATAAATTTATTCCTACCACAAAGGAATGTTCTAATTGCCATAATAAATATAATATAAAATTAGATGAAAGGATATATCAATGTACTAATTGTGGTTTTATTATAGATAGGGATTATAATTCTGCATTGAATATGATTTATTATGGAATAATAAAATTAAATGAATTATTAAAAATTAAAAATAAAAAATTAAATAATTATTTTAAGAAATATAATATAAATTTAAATGTACCTATGGAGTGTAGGGAACTAACGCCTGTGGAGATTATTGCCTCTGGCTTTGAAGGGCTTAATATAAGCCCCTATGTGAAGTTAAGCATGGTCAATGAAGCAGGAAGCCTATATGCTTTAGCATGA
- the pdxA gene encoding 4-hydroxythreonine-4-phosphate dehydrogenase PdxA, which translates to MVNIGITLGDPAGIGPEIVAKSINAIKNRKFKITLFGDMDNYNKTLDYCSLHMENQKNLNFINTGTGEPVETGKVTANAGKIAYKSIETAVQFALAGKVDVISTAPINKEAIIKAGSPYIDHTTMLKALTNSKFTTTLFEVKKLRITFLSKHMSLMDAVKFVKYENVYNAIIDTEKSLKLLGFMEPDIAVAALNPHSGEGGMFGMEEKNEIIPAIEKARETMKVIGPVPADSVFYLASKGKYDAVLSLYHDQGHIAAKTYDFAHTVSMNIGLPFLRTSVDHGTAFDIAGKNMADYVSMKEAILTAEKYGVTYKKRLKLLGY; encoded by the coding sequence ATGGTTAATATAGGGATTACACTGGGCGACCCTGCTGGAATAGGCCCGGAAATTGTTGCAAAATCAATTAACGCAATAAAGAACAGGAAATTCAAAATAACTTTATTCGGTGACATGGACAATTACAATAAAACACTTGATTACTGCAGCCTGCATATGGAAAACCAGAAAAATCTTAATTTTATAAATACAGGAACAGGTGAACCGGTTGAAACTGGCAAGGTAACTGCAAATGCCGGGAAAATTGCGTATAAAAGCATAGAAACAGCTGTGCAGTTTGCATTAGCTGGAAAGGTTGATGTCATCTCAACTGCCCCCATAAACAAAGAGGCTATAATAAAAGCCGGATCGCCATACATAGACCATACAACCATGCTCAAGGCATTGACAAATTCAAAATTCACCACAACTTTATTTGAAGTAAAAAAATTGAGGATAACCTTTCTTTCAAAACATATGTCCTTAATGGATGCAGTTAAATTTGTAAAGTATGAAAATGTGTACAATGCTATAATTGACACTGAAAAAAGCCTTAAACTTCTCGGCTTCATGGAACCTGACATTGCTGTTGCTGCACTTAATCCACATTCTGGTGAAGGAGGCATGTTTGGCATGGAAGAAAAGAATGAGATTATTCCTGCAATTGAAAAGGCGAGGGAAACTATGAAAGTCATAGGGCCGGTTCCAGCTGACTCTGTTTTTTACCTGGCATCAAAGGGGAAATATGATGCAGTTCTCTCACTGTACCATGACCAGGGCCATATAGCTGCAAAAACCTATGATTTTGCCCACACTGTAAGCATGAATATCGGCCTTCCATTTCTGAGAACATCTGTTGATCATGGAACCGCATTTGATATAGCGGGAAAGAATATGGCAGATTATGTTAGCATGAAGGAAGCCATCCTTACAGCAGAAAAATATGGTGTTACGTACAAAAAAAGATTGAAATTACTGGGTTATTAG
- a CDS encoding HAD family hydrolase, with the protein MATVSANKSIIFDLDGTIWNSIIYRIKAWQLAFKDYGIDTDPEVIRLMIGYPGSMLIKKMNARDPAIEKREEMYFEKMLPDVKFYPDVEGTFSQLRNMGFKIAIVTSSRRDMIEKINVHAEAIVTMDDVEKGKPDPEPYKKAIKIMDGTPERTIVVGDIDNDLVPAKLLGCVAVLVSHGTQKRAEHKDYEISEIGDIIKIIETLKWR; encoded by the coding sequence ATGGCTACAGTTTCTGCTAATAAATCCATAATATTCGATCTCGATGGTACAATATGGAATTCAATAATATACAGGATAAAGGCATGGCAGCTGGCGTTTAAAGATTACGGAATAGATACGGACCCTGAAGTAATTCGCCTGATGATAGGCTATCCTGGCTCCATGCTGATTAAAAAAATGAACGCACGCGACCCTGCAATAGAAAAAAGGGAAGAGATGTATTTCGAAAAAATGCTGCCGGATGTTAAATTTTATCCGGATGTGGAAGGTACATTCTCACAGCTTAGAAATATGGGATTTAAAATTGCAATAGTTACCTCATCCAGAAGGGATATGATTGAAAAAATCAATGTCCATGCAGAAGCTATAGTAACCATGGATGATGTGGAAAAAGGCAAACCAGACCCTGAGCCATATAAGAAGGCTATCAAAATTATGGATGGCACACCGGAAAGAACAATAGTTGTGGGGGATATTGACAATGACCTTGTCCCTGCTAAATTGCTGGGATGCGTAGCGGTTCTGGTTTCACATGGGACTCAAAAACGAGCAGAACACAAGGATTATGAAATATCCGAAATAGGTGATATTATAAAAATAATTGAAACGCTAAAATGGCGGTGA
- a CDS encoding HEPN domain-containing protein: MVTYLDEDEYARWMSNAKYTLKSAENDKSAEFYNWACFKAQQATEYAVKAYIRGTGSDSFGHSVSLLLNKAGFDKNLVNIAKVLDKYYIPTRYTDAWTEGVPEDYYTLDEANEAIANAGIIIEEVESKWKSLKKE, encoded by the coding sequence ATGGTCACTTATCTAGACGAAGACGAATATGCGAGATGGATGTCTAATGCAAAATATACTTTGAAGTCTGCAGAAAATGATAAGTCAGCGGAATTTTATAACTGGGCATGTTTTAAAGCACAGCAGGCTACTGAATATGCAGTTAAAGCGTACATAAGAGGTACGGGAAGCGATTCATTTGGACATTCAGTATCCTTATTATTAAATAAAGCAGGGTTTGATAAGAATTTAGTTAATATTGCCAAGGTTCTAGATAAGTATTATATACCAACCCGATACACAGATGCCTGGACAGAAGGTGTGCCTGAAGATTATTATACACTCGATGAAGCAAATGAAGCCATAGCTAATGCAGGAATAATAATAGAGGAGGTAGAAAGCAAATGGAAATCATTGAAAAAAGAATAA
- a CDS encoding nucleotide-binding domain containing protein, translating into MDKIGIIIGSLTVITEKQVEYLKRTLRSDSLNIKNCPEIKLFYLQETDFSTVKDMGFISLLMECNALIMSGGETAFCVLNTSGFNYLESEEQILPLISTGTVHGGMLDGKRYVIKGGSLGDDDIYIKLIQHLSINTM; encoded by the coding sequence ATGGATAAAATAGGAATTATTATAGGCAGTCTCACCGTCATAACAGAAAAGCAGGTGGAGTATCTGAAACGTACTTTGCGCTCAGATAGCTTGAATATTAAAAATTGCCCGGAAATTAAATTATTTTATCTCCAGGAAACAGATTTTTCAACTGTAAAGGATATGGGCTTCATATCATTGCTCATGGAATGCAATGCATTAATTATGAGCGGTGGAGAAACAGCATTTTGTGTACTGAATACTTCCGGTTTTAACTACCTTGAAAGTGAAGAACAGATATTGCCACTTATCTCCACAGGAACTGTGCATGGCGGTATGCTTGATGGGAAGAGATATGTGATCAAAGGAGGCAGCCTGGGCGACGATGATATCTATATAAAATTGATTCAACATCTATCTATAAATACAATGTAA
- a CDS encoding MFS transporter, translating to MLTSKVIIFIALIGIGARISETIIGQFFVYYLETIRFSPSSAGLASSIYLLVGFLGGILGGYHFSRTRYKITMFVIINLMLSFLLISLGFVHNYIIIVFFTITLGMLTIYGFSVMYTFIRYISRRDLVSLSLSFNNSIQLAIAAIAPIIFTGIAYSYSYRASWIVTGIIPLVTLPLILFIKNDLKNAIPEFN from the coding sequence GTGCTCACATCTAAAGTTATAATATTTATAGCATTAATCGGAATCGGTGCCAGAATATCAGAAACAATAATAGGGCAGTTTTTTGTATATTACCTTGAAACAATACGGTTCAGTCCATCATCAGCAGGCCTGGCGTCATCAATATATTTGCTCGTAGGGTTTTTAGGCGGCATACTTGGCGGATATCATTTTTCCAGGACACGATATAAAATAACAATGTTTGTCATAATTAATTTAATGCTGTCTTTTCTTCTTATATCACTGGGATTCGTCCACAATTACATAATTATTGTATTCTTCACTATTACCCTTGGAATGCTCACTATATATGGCTTTTCTGTAATGTATACTTTTATCAGGTATATTTCAAGGAGAGACCTGGTATCCTTATCTTTATCCTTTAACAACTCCATACAGCTGGCAATTGCTGCCATAGCTCCCATTATTTTCACGGGTATTGCATACAGCTATAGTTATCGTGCATCATGGATCGTTACAGGCATTATTCCCCTTGTTACCCTTCCATTGATTCTGTTTATCAAAAATGACCTTAAAAATGCAATACCGGAATTTAATTGA
- a CDS encoding MFS transporter: MEEQTYDKKYARFVLALFAMIIVAVMYVEGMLTPSLPSIAEGFHITVDQVSLVLSTYLLTGVALSPIVGKLADLYGKKKMMSIVMLIYAGAVSVTGFSPNFTFMVISRAVQGVGLTIMPLGMAMVREEFPRKMVPRAQALISGMFGVGFAVSLPLGSFISNYYGWRMTYHTAIPFIVALAILTLWKVKESRYRRPDVKVDYVGAIALGVPLALIVLAMSEGSSWGWHSLLFLGMAITGIVLLIPMFIYERHYYHHGGEAIFDMKLLSKRNVLIANISLTISGIGMYLSMQALSYRFETPEPYGFGFSILETGISMVAFAAGMIVFSIVTGKLISRTGIKPLAIAGSIVSAIGFFMLSASPGLVMTLADEAIIGSGMAIMNASIINLLVLSVEARDMGLATSMNSTFRYIGSSIGAPIAGTVLSLYTAVDVVHSATGNVIFSFPDATAFKYAFMIGAFTFVISAFVVLLSKEVLGRRMEVVKKSTVTPSEE; the protein is encoded by the coding sequence ATGGAAGAACAAACATATGATAAAAAATATGCCAGATTCGTACTGGCATTGTTCGCTATGATAATCGTTGCTGTTATGTATGTTGAGGGAATGTTGACTCCATCACTTCCATCCATAGCAGAGGGTTTTCATATTACAGTTGACCAGGTGAGCCTGGTACTTTCCACATATCTGTTAACCGGTGTGGCTCTAAGCCCTATCGTTGGAAAACTTGCAGATCTCTATGGGAAAAAGAAAATGATGTCAATAGTAATGTTGATTTATGCCGGAGCTGTATCCGTAACAGGATTTTCTCCCAATTTTACATTTATGGTGATATCCAGGGCAGTCCAGGGCGTAGGACTTACTATAATGCCACTTGGAATGGCTATGGTAAGGGAAGAGTTTCCAAGAAAAATGGTTCCAAGAGCTCAGGCCCTTATTAGTGGTATGTTCGGTGTTGGATTTGCTGTTAGCCTTCCACTGGGGTCATTCATATCCAATTATTATGGATGGAGAATGACATACCATACTGCTATACCATTTATAGTAGCCCTGGCTATACTCACACTGTGGAAAGTTAAGGAATCCAGATACAGAAGGCCTGATGTTAAGGTAGACTATGTAGGAGCTATAGCACTCGGTGTGCCACTGGCATTAATAGTCCTGGCAATGTCAGAAGGTTCATCATGGGGATGGCATTCATTACTATTCCTGGGCATGGCCATAACAGGTATTGTACTGCTTATTCCTATGTTTATATACGAAAGGCATTATTACCACCATGGTGGAGAAGCCATATTCGATATGAAATTACTATCAAAGAGGAATGTGCTTATTGCAAATATTTCACTTACGATATCAGGAATAGGAATGTATCTGTCAATGCAGGCATTGTCATACCGCTTTGAAACACCGGAACCATACGGATTTGGCTTTTCTATACTGGAAACAGGAATTTCAATGGTGGCATTTGCTGCAGGAATGATAGTATTTTCCATTGTAACCGGAAAACTTATTTCCAGGACTGGAATAAAACCGCTGGCAATAGCAGGATCAATTGTTTCAGCAATAGGATTTTTCATGCTCTCAGCATCCCCGGGGCTTGTTATGACACTTGCCGATGAAGCCATAATAGGGTCAGGAATGGCAATAATGAATGCTTCAATTATCAACCTCCTTGTATTATCGGTAGAAGCAAGGGATATGGGGCTTGCCACATCTATGAACAGCACATTCAGATACATAGGAAGCAGTATAGGGGCTCCCATAGCAGGAACAGTACTTTCACTGTATACTGCAGTTGACGTTGTACATTCTGCTACTGGAAATGTGATATTTTCCTTCCCTGATGCGACTGCATTCAAATATGCATTCATGATAGGTGCCTTCACATTCGTGATTTCTGCATTTGTAGTACTCCTGTCAAAGGAGGTTCTTGGAAGGAGGATGGAAGTTGTGAAAAAAAGCACCGTTACTCCTTCTGAGGAGTAA
- a CDS encoding GNAT family N-acetyltransferase, whose amino-acid sequence MPDVVIGHSITVQLPHGFRLIKASDTGKEFISEDRKMRDYKISYFYDWSREDNNIVIVHESPDGKLSGVVMFRLVPNIYHPKRIVVEMLARNFASAGSSGSGYDLLKVIENNVARALHIKRIDIEAVKSLKSYYNSLGYEETGENYYDSSWKEIVNMSKSV is encoded by the coding sequence ATGCCAGACGTAGTTATAGGCCATTCAATAACTGTGCAGTTGCCACATGGTTTCAGATTAATAAAGGCATCCGATACAGGGAAAGAATTTATCTCTGAAGATCGAAAAATGCGTGATTACAAAATATCTTATTTTTATGACTGGAGCAGGGAAGACAATAACATTGTCATCGTCCATGAATCTCCCGATGGCAAACTCAGTGGAGTTGTTATGTTCCGGCTGGTGCCAAATATATATCATCCAAAGAGAATAGTGGTAGAAATGCTTGCAAGGAATTTTGCCAGTGCCGGGAGTTCTGGTTCAGGATATGATTTGCTAAAAGTCATCGAAAATAATGTTGCCAGAGCTCTTCATATTAAAAGAATAGATATTGAAGCGGTTAAAAGCCTTAAAAGTTATTACAATTCGCTGGGGTATGAGGAAACAGGGGAAAATTATTACGATTCTTCGTGGAAAGAAATTGTAAATATGAGCAAAAGTGTTTGA
- a CDS encoding M13 family metallopeptidase → MEEAESILKRDIGFSVKYIDRSKNPAKDFYGYCNGKWLEETTIPEDRSRYGAFDMLYEKNMYILRSILEDLQKNSHNNMEKQLGDFYASAMDTERLEKLKFSPIKGEMDNINNATKEKLPELFAELTMKSVQIPFDIGSAEDAKNAEIYSLYIGQGGLSLPDRDYYLNEQMKPILDAYKKHIARMFTLYGYTQNDAENTAERVVSLETELAKFSRSKTDLRDVERAYNKYSMEELFQKFPELGFDRYFKIIGSGNMNYAIMDAPEFFEQAGALLKNTAIENIVSYLKWKVLAGSAMFLHKEAVDENFNFFKKTLLGQEKIAPRWRTVVNVVDASIGDSLGQVYVDKHFGKEAVEKITVLVNDIKAIFKERLENNPWMSKETREKALLKFSKFNAKIGYTEKFKDYSSIEINPDDYIGNVERAASFELNRQLKRIGTKVDKTEWYMTPPTVNAYFNSMGNEIVFPAGIMQPPFFDPEMDDAVNYGGIGGVISHEITHGYDDQGSHFDENGNMVNWWTDEDKKRFDEMAEKVVKLYSSVEILPGLNVNGKLTLGENIADLGAVLIAYEALQKRLKAEPAKNIKIDGLTPEQRFFISWGQVWRTKIRDNEARRLATIDPHSPGSVRSELPPWNHPDFCKTFGLPSSTKEKILMW, encoded by the coding sequence ATGGAAGAAGCTGAAAGTATTTTAAAAAGAGATATAGGTTTCTCGGTCAAATATATAGATAGGTCTAAAAATCCTGCAAAAGATTTTTATGGATATTGCAACGGGAAATGGCTTGAAGAGACAACTATACCCGAAGATAGATCAAGATATGGGGCTTTCGACATGCTTTACGAAAAAAATATGTACATACTGAGAAGCATACTTGAAGATCTTCAAAAGAATTCCCACAATAACATGGAAAAACAGCTTGGCGATTTTTACGCATCCGCTATGGATACAGAGAGGTTAGAAAAATTAAAATTCAGCCCGATAAAGGGCGAGATGGATAATATTAATAATGCTACAAAGGAAAAACTTCCCGAACTCTTCGCTGAATTAACCATGAAAAGCGTCCAGATTCCCTTCGATATAGGAAGTGCAGAGGATGCAAAAAATGCAGAAATATATTCACTATATATTGGCCAGGGCGGGCTATCTCTTCCCGATCGGGATTATTATTTAAACGAACAGATGAAACCAATCCTGGATGCATATAAAAAGCATATAGCCAGGATGTTTACCTTATATGGCTATACTCAGAATGATGCAGAAAATACGGCAGAGAGAGTTGTTTCACTGGAAACAGAACTGGCTAAGTTTAGCAGGAGCAAAACTGATTTAAGGGATGTAGAAAGGGCATACAACAAATATAGTATGGAGGAACTTTTCCAGAAATTCCCAGAACTAGGCTTTGACCGGTATTTTAAAATAATCGGTTCAGGCAATATGAATTATGCCATAATGGATGCACCGGAGTTCTTTGAACAAGCAGGTGCATTGTTGAAAAATACAGCAATTGAAAATATTGTTTCCTATCTAAAGTGGAAGGTATTAGCCGGCAGCGCAATGTTTCTGCATAAGGAAGCAGTTGATGAGAACTTCAACTTTTTCAAGAAAACACTGCTAGGGCAGGAAAAGATAGCTCCAAGGTGGAGAACGGTAGTCAATGTAGTAGATGCCTCTATTGGTGACTCTCTGGGGCAGGTTTATGTTGATAAGCATTTCGGAAAGGAAGCTGTTGAAAAAATAACCGTACTGGTCAATGATATAAAAGCCATTTTTAAAGAAAGGCTGGAAAACAATCCCTGGATGAGTAAGGAAACAAGGGAAAAAGCTTTGCTAAAATTCTCCAAATTCAATGCCAAAATAGGATATACTGAAAAATTCAAGGATTATTCTTCCATTGAAATTAATCCAGATGACTATATAGGCAATGTTGAACGTGCAGCATCATTCGAACTGAACAGGCAGCTCAAAAGAATTGGAACCAAGGTGGATAAAACAGAGTGGTACATGACCCCTCCCACGGTTAACGCATATTTCAATTCCATGGGCAATGAAATAGTATTCCCTGCAGGAATAATGCAGCCGCCATTTTTTGACCCTGAAATGGATGATGCGGTAAACTATGGTGGAATCGGTGGTGTAATATCACATGAAATAACACATGGATACGATGATCAGGGAAGCCATTTCGATGAAAATGGAAATATGGTGAACTGGTGGACAGACGAGGATAAGAAGCGTTTCGATGAGATGGCTGAAAAAGTAGTCAAACTTTATTCCTCCGTGGAAATCCTCCCGGGCCTGAACGTGAATGGGAAATTAACCCTGGGTGAAAACATTGCTGACCTTGGGGCCGTTTTGATAGCCTATGAGGCACTGCAGAAAAGGCTTAAGGCTGAACCGGCTAAGAACATAAAAATAGATGGTTTAACACCTGAGCAGAGATTTTTCATATCATGGGGGCAGGTCTGGAGGACTAAAATTAGGGATAACGAAGCAAGAAGGCTTGCGACCATAGACCCGCATTCACCAGGCTCTGTAAGGTCTGAACTTCCACCATGGAACCATCCGGATTTCTGCAAAACTTTCGGGTTGCCATCCTCTACAAAGGAAAAAATATTAATGTGGTGA
- a CDS encoding FGGY family carbohydrate kinase, with amino-acid sequence MAGEYILSIDAGTTNCKAVIFDRSGEITGKSSIRMVSYYPREGWVEQNPYFIISAVKKVISQAIKIAGIDPGDIESAGITNQRETTVIWNRKTGVPIYNAIVWQDRRTENVMRKMENYITVIEEKTGLRPDPYFSAGKIQWILDNVEGAREKASKGELAFGTVDSWLLFNMAGSGPHSTDYTNASRTMLYNIRKLEWDNEMLELFNIPDSLLPEVEPSLNDFGSISISPGKEIPVYAIIGDQQSALFGHAAISKGMAKNTYGTGSFMLANTGNNIPATGSLIGTIAYGLEYKKVSYAVEGSIFSAGSSIDWMKNILNVKSYDKLEEMALKAHSSNAYLVPAFTGLGSPYWDPTARGTIVGLTHSTGRNEMARMAYESVAYQTEDVLQEVKKVTPVKELKVDGGLTRSQFLMQLQSNLSGLNIIKTNTTEITATGSAYIAGLASGFWKLDQLGAMSSTERKFSPDNSSGGAHSGYFGWKQAVAISFGWEN; translated from the coding sequence ATGGCAGGAGAATACATATTATCTATAGATGCAGGAACTACAAATTGCAAAGCCGTTATTTTTGATAGAAGTGGTGAAATAACTGGCAAATCATCCATACGCATGGTATCATATTATCCCAGGGAGGGCTGGGTAGAACAGAATCCCTATTTTATTATTTCTGCAGTGAAAAAAGTTATATCACAGGCAATAAAAATAGCTGGTATTGATCCGGGAGATATTGAATCGGCAGGAATTACAAACCAGAGAGAAACTACTGTTATCTGGAACAGGAAAACTGGTGTTCCGATTTACAATGCAATTGTATGGCAGGACAGGCGTACTGAAAATGTTATGAGAAAAATGGAAAATTATATAACAGTTATAGAGGAAAAAACCGGGCTCAGGCCAGACCCATATTTCAGTGCTGGAAAAATACAATGGATCCTGGATAATGTGGAAGGTGCGAGGGAAAAAGCATCGAAGGGAGAATTAGCATTCGGCACCGTAGATTCATGGCTCTTATTCAATATGGCTGGGTCAGGGCCTCACTCTACCGATTATACCAATGCATCAAGGACAATGCTATACAATATCCGTAAACTGGAGTGGGATAATGAAATGCTGGAACTATTTAATATTCCGGATTCCTTGCTCCCTGAAGTTGAGCCATCGCTCAATGATTTTGGATCAATTTCTATTTCTCCAGGAAAGGAAATACCTGTATACGCGATTATAGGAGACCAGCAGTCTGCCCTGTTTGGCCATGCTGCCATATCAAAAGGCATGGCAAAAAACACATACGGTACAGGTTCATTTATGCTGGCGAACACAGGAAATAACATCCCGGCAACCGGTTCCCTGATCGGGACTATAGCATACGGGTTAGAATATAAAAAAGTCAGTTACGCTGTTGAAGGAAGCATTTTCAGTGCGGGTTCTTCTATTGACTGGATGAAGAATATTCTTAATGTGAAATCTTACGATAAACTGGAAGAAATGGCATTGAAGGCGCACAGTTCCAATGCATACCTTGTCCCTGCCTTTACAGGGCTTGGCTCTCCATACTGGGATCCTACGGCCAGGGGAACTATTGTTGGATTGACCCATTCCACCGGCAGGAATGAGATGGCACGGATGGCATACGAATCAGTAGCTTACCAGACAGAGGACGTTTTGCAGGAAGTTAAAAAAGTAACACCGGTGAAGGAATTAAAGGTGGATGGGGGATTGACCCGCAGCCAATTTCTTATGCAACTCCAGTCAAATCTTTCCGGCTTAAATATTATAAAAACTAATACCACTGAAATTACAGCCACAGGTTCTGCATATATAGCAGGGCTTGCATCAGGTTTCTGGAAGCTGGACCAGCTGGGTGCCATGTCATCGACTGAAAGAAAGTTTTCTCCTGATAATAGTTCTGGAGGTGCACACTCAGGATATTTTGGCTGGAAACAGGCAGTAGCTATATCCTTTGGATGGGAAAACTAG